The following coding sequences are from one Shewanella eurypsychrophilus window:
- the nrfD gene encoding cytochrome c nitrite reductase subunit NrfD — MSPFHFDSLVWHWPIAIYLFLAGISAGAICFAVLLKHFKLGKNAYKSSFVQAACLLAPLAVFGGLGILVIDLTKPFDFWKILVFYNPTSIMSVGVAVLMIYQVALFSWLACVFKEPISNWCDHRWTVIDKVLNILARYESTITGLLVMLALSLGAYTGFLLSALTTYPMLNNPVLPILFLVSGISSGAAGTLLGGLLLKGNPDGKEVHFIHKIEIPLILFELVLLFTFFIGLIISGGQSQVAAFTAIGEGFWGWIFWAGIIVIGLTLPLAFNLFMTVSAKRKLSYVAITASCSLLGVLLLRNFILYTGQMTVA, encoded by the coding sequence ATGAGTCCATTCCATTTTGACAGCCTTGTTTGGCATTGGCCTATCGCAATTTATCTATTTTTAGCGGGTATTTCGGCGGGTGCTATTTGCTTCGCTGTATTACTAAAGCACTTTAAATTAGGTAAAAACGCTTATAAATCTAGTTTTGTGCAGGCTGCCTGTCTACTTGCACCGTTAGCTGTGTTTGGCGGGCTTGGTATCCTAGTTATCGATTTAACTAAACCCTTTGATTTCTGGAAGATTTTAGTGTTTTACAATCCAACTTCTATTATGTCAGTTGGCGTTGCTGTACTCATGATTTACCAAGTGGCCTTATTTTCATGGTTAGCTTGCGTATTTAAAGAGCCTATCTCTAATTGGTGTGATCATCGTTGGACAGTGATTGATAAAGTGCTAAATATATTAGCCAGGTATGAATCTACCATCACCGGGTTGTTAGTCATGCTAGCGTTATCTTTAGGGGCTTATACCGGATTTTTACTTTCGGCATTAACAACTTACCCAATGCTAAATAACCCTGTTTTACCTATATTATTTCTGGTTTCTGGTATTTCTTCTGGAGCCGCAGGGACGTTATTGGGTGGATTATTACTGAAGGGAAACCCTGATGGTAAAGAAGTGCATTTCATTCATAAGATTGAAATACCACTAATTTTGTTCGAACTGGTTCTACTTTTTACTTTCTTTATTGGGCTAATTATATCTGGTGGCCAAAGCCAAGTGGCGGCATTTACTGCAATTGGCGAAGGCTTCTGGGGTTGGATATTCTGGGCTGGAATCATAGTAATAGGCCTAACACTACCACTGGCATTCAATCTATTTATGACAGTCTCTGCTAAACGAAAATTATCATATGTTGCTATCACAGCTAGTTGCAGTTTATTAGGTGTTTTACTGCTGCGTAACTTCATTCTTTACACAGGTCAAATGACCGTCGCATAA
- a CDS encoding 4Fe-4S dicluster domain-containing protein codes for MENKRRLFLKGACATAVGAVGASKLMAAQLDTKITDAAVEINYALIHDETKCIGCEACSDACRETNKVPEGVSRLDIVRTGPFGEYPEQYFHFSRKSCQQCDGTPCVNVCPTGAAYKDPKTGIVSVNSWKCVGCLYCIAACPYQIRFINPITKAADKCDFCKETRLKEGKSPACVSACPTKALIFGNLKDPGSEIVKVLKTTPNYRSKTELGTRPKVFRIAAKDGEIKL; via the coding sequence ATGGAAAACAAAAGAAGGCTATTTTTAAAAGGCGCTTGCGCTACAGCAGTTGGAGCTGTTGGAGCGTCAAAGCTTATGGCTGCTCAATTAGATACTAAAATAACAGATGCTGCAGTAGAGATTAATTACGCACTCATTCACGATGAGACTAAGTGCATTGGTTGTGAAGCGTGCTCCGATGCTTGTCGTGAGACGAACAAGGTACCCGAGGGGGTAAGCCGACTTGATATTGTTAGAACAGGTCCATTCGGTGAATACCCGGAGCAGTACTTTCACTTTTCTCGCAAATCATGTCAGCAATGCGACGGTACTCCTTGTGTCAATGTCTGTCCAACAGGCGCCGCGTATAAAGATCCTAAAACAGGAATAGTCTCGGTAAATAGTTGGAAATGTGTTGGTTGCTTGTATTGCATTGCTGCATGTCCATATCAAATTAGATTTATCAATCCAATTACAAAAGCTGCAGATAAATGTGACTTCTGCAAAGAAACACGCCTTAAAGAAGGAAAGTCACCTGCTTGTGTAAGTGCCTGCCCAACTAAGGCACTTATCTTTGGCAATTTGAAAGATCCTGGTTCTGAAATTGTAAAGGTTTTAAAAACAACACCAAATTATCGCAGTAAAACAGAACTGGGAACTCGTCCAAAAGTTTTTCGTATTGCTGCAAAAGATGGGGAGATCAAGCTATGA
- a CDS encoding cytochrome c3 family protein gives MCHKKNGKMFGAHSTNSLELRCQNCHGEKEGHPRKKSNLIKFDESSVNTAEQQTAVCTKCHNPNDLAEGDWTHVVHSNKVNCANCHQLHTETDPVTAISTSERSKLCVNCHESR, from the coding sequence ATGTGCCATAAAAAAAATGGGAAGATGTTCGGTGCTCATTCTACAAACTCACTAGAGTTACGCTGCCAGAATTGTCATGGAGAAAAAGAGGGACATCCAAGAAAAAAATCTAATTTAATTAAATTTGATGAGAGTTCAGTTAACACTGCAGAGCAGCAAACTGCAGTTTGTACTAAATGTCATAACCCCAATGATTTAGCTGAAGGTGATTGGACTCATGTGGTTCATTCAAACAAAGTTAATTGCGCAAACTGTCATCAATTACACACTGAAACCGATCCAGTTACAGCTATTTCAACTAGTGAACGCAGTAAGTTATGTGTCAACTGCCATGAGAGCCGATAA
- a CDS encoding DUF2726 domain-containing protein — translation MNVTVMSSYAFIYFVLFLVVPFVIVIFTMTCIKFFKSDEIKTDDMRVKLAPEKTKAKYSSLISKLNNIAKDKYNVIYGVSLDNILDVKSDKNSHIHENLKNCHLDYVVVDEESSVKLVITDPEHNTQENSDFIDNSLAKVGVNVIHMSDDQRCDDLLIRASLVA, via the coding sequence ATGAATGTAACAGTAATGTCTAGTTATGCTTTTATTTACTTTGTATTATTTCTAGTGGTCCCATTTGTCATCGTAATATTTACAATGACATGTATTAAGTTTTTTAAATCAGATGAAATTAAAACGGATGATATGAGAGTTAAGTTAGCTCCTGAGAAAACTAAGGCTAAATACTCATCCCTGATAAGTAAACTTAATAACATAGCGAAAGATAAATACAATGTTATTTATGGGGTGTCTTTAGATAATATCCTTGATGTTAAAAGTGATAAAAATAGTCATATTCACGAAAACTTAAAGAATTGCCACTTGGATTATGTAGTTGTTGATGAAGAATCATCAGTGAAGTTAGTTATTACCGATCCTGAGCATAACACTCAAGAAAATAGTGATTTTATTGATAACTCACTAGCAAAAGTCGGTGTCAATGTTATTCATATGTCGGATGACCAACGATGTGATGACTTGTTAATAAGAGCATCGTTGGTTGCTTGA